The genomic region AACAGTTACCGCCTCGAGGCTAGCTACCCGTTCCCCAACATTCGACAGGTACTCAGTCCGACTGAAGTCAATGATGGCAGGATGGTTTTCTAGTGTAAGCACCGATGGGCTGGCGATCAAGGACGCCCGCCCAAACTCCTCTAATGCGTGTAACTGCGCCATAAAGCGCTTTCGATTGCCAATAAAAAAAGTCGACGTAGCTCCCGAAGGCAAAAGGCTAACACCTCCAAGCTCCTGGCCATTATTGGTGCGCCAGTCAACCGCCAAACCCGATAAATCCCGCCGATCTATATCTAGGATTAATGCATCGATTTCAATCAAACGGCTCGGTTGATCGATCTGGGCAATCAGTGCCTCATACATAGGCCGCCGGCTGGCCTGATCGTGCACTAAAACCGCATTGTTGCGTATGTCCGGCTCTACTCGAAAGTATGTCTTCGGGCGGATTGCTGCCGATCGCGAGCTCTTTGACGCCCCGGCCTTAGCCATGATTAAAGCGTCGCTCATATTATCCCCGCGATTCATATTCTGGAGTGAAAGCTCTTCGAAAGAAGTATCGTCTAATAACCGCCGCAACAAGGTCGCGGCGCCAGGGATCAAGACCTTTTCCGCGCGGTACTGGACGCTGCGATCATCGGCATTGATGTAGCGCAGCGGCAAGCTGATCAAAACCGGTTCCTGTGGCTCATTCTCCTCTGTGTGCAACTGCTCGTCCGCGAAGCTCTGAATCAACTCGATATAGGCTTGCGGCCCAGACACCAGCACGGATTTTCCACTATCGAGTACACCCCATCCGAACCTTACATCCAGCAGGCCAATCTCAGTCAAGGCCAGGCGGAGCTCAGCGGCATCTTCTTGCACCAACAGGCGCGCCGAAACGTACTCACCACCAGGACTGATGAACAGCGTATTTTTATAAAAAAACCAGTCAAAGCGCTGTTCCAGAGCCAAGCGGTCAAGCACTTGACTAGCCTGATGGCTACGGTAGTAACCATTCACCCTGCCGTATTCACCACTCAATGCCAAGCGAAAACCAAACCCGTCGGCGAAACGCTGCAGAACCTGTTCGAGCGGTTCGTACTCCGCGTCGTAGGCATAAGCAGTTTCACGCCACTTATTGACGAGCGGCGCAGCCAGCAGTGGCATCGGGAGACACGAACCGAAACCAAGCACACTTAGCAGCACGCACTGGCACCACCGTCGTAGATTACGCAAGATCATTTACTTCACTCAAGCTGGGCCACACCATAGATTAAAGAATCACGTTGATTTAATAGGCGCCCAAATGCATCGTTCAGCAAGCTGGCATCTACAGCCCCGGGAACATACTTGAAGAGTCCAAACTTTTCGAGATCCACGGTGGCCGTGAGCTGACCACCGAACTCGGCCTGAGCCAACGTTTGCAGTTGCAGAAAGCGTTCGAAGTCACGGGGCTGAATGAGCCGCATTATTAAGGTCACCCCCCTTGACTTAATCGTAAAAATCGTGACCCAGCCCATAAATTCTGTGCAACAACGCAGTACCTCCTGCATTGGCCCAAAACATGATGGCGTATGCGAGATCACGGTATAGCATCAATAATCGCCTTGGTGAGGTTATGCTGTATTCTTACATGCTGGTTGACGGCGAAAGTGCTACTTGACAAATTTTGCGTGGAAATTAAAAAATCGGCCATATCCTGAAGAGTAACCATTCCGTCATTCGACGCTTCAAGTGCGATCCGTTGATTGTCTTCATAGTTACGCTCAAAGCGTCGATCTATCGCCCGCTGGGTGGCTGCACTTTCAAGGTACATCATTAAACTCCAGAGTATTTAAAAAAAGGTATAAAGTCCGCTAGGCTATACAGGCAATGCCTTCACCTTAAATTATCCCATCTAATTTTCTTGACACATGCAAGCTAATACAATGGCATCTCATTAAGTATAACCGAAAGTTTCCTTCTGCCCCGGCCCGCTAAAGCCCGAGCGACTCATATGCGACTCAAACTGCTTCTGGTAACAACAACTGAGCGATACAGTCGTTCCAATTGAGGTGCAGCTCTCCGCCCTCCATCACTAAATACAAGGCATCTTCAGCTAGCGCGCTATCGATCGACAAGATCCAGGTGCAATTAGTCTGATGATTCAGCCAATGCTGAACTTGATCTTGTACCGCGGGATGACAGCAGACTTGCAGCGAGGGCCCGCTGGGACACTCATCAAACAGTTGCATAAGTAATCCCTCAATCCGCTCAGCCGTTGGAATTTTACTTAACAGCAGTCGTAACGCCTTGTTCACTAGGTGCACGGCTGTTTCCTGATAAGATTGCTGGTGCTGTTGATGCGCTCTATCCCAGGACTCACTGCAGGCCAGCGCACGTCGCAAAAAATCGGCTTGGGCCTGATTGGCCTGTGCGACCTGAGCGTGCATCCCAGCCTCCGCCTGCACCTGCGCTTCCGCCCGAACAGCTTCGGCTTGGACAAAGCCATGTATATGCTGGCGACTAAGAAGTGCCGGCAGCAGTAGCGGGGTCACAGCCCCACTTTGCAGTTGACGTTTTACGAACACGCCCCCCCCCATCGCGATACTGCGCTTGCCACAACGCGGCAGCCCAAAGCAACGGCAGTTTGTCAGCCGCGGCCTGAAGCTCGAAACAGGCATCCTCGCGAGCAAAGCTCAAACGCACGCGCGACCATAACCAAGGCCCAACTGCGCGACACAGCAACACTTCGCCGCTAATCGGCGTGCTCAACGGCGCCGGCCGCACTCCACGTGCTACACGCTCGCACCACTCACGCGCCTTATAATCCATTTGGTCGCGCGCGCGAACGCAATATATCCCACGCATGCGCTCAAAAGCCTCACGACGAACGCTGGGGGTGGCCAGCATTAATTGCCTGAGCCAAGGGGCCACAATCGGGGCATTCTCCACCGAGACCTGCAGCGCGCGACCTAAGACCAACGGGTGCATCTCCGCCCAGCAATGCAAGGCGTCAAGGGACAGTTCACTCAATGGGGCAGGCAGCCAGCCCGCCCCTAGATCAAGCCAAGGCCTGACCCACCAGATTTGCCAAGCTTGTTCAGACAAATGATCCACCTCCGACGGGTTGACGGTTCAAGCACATCTCACCCTAAGTGCAATGATCGACGCATTGTATAGGTGGTGACTCATCGCCATTCAGTTCCATAGCCGAACGATAACCACGGCTATCTACCCCCTGATGGCATTACCAGTAACGTCTCACAGCAAGCAACGACACGGCGCCGTATACGGAACCCATTGCACCATCAAAGCTAAGGCTCAAGCCTATACGAGCTCAGGCTACGCTTTCGGCTCCTTCAGACCGCCGACCACTTCTGCCTCAGCAGCGTTCTACCAATTCCAACTGCTGGCATACTTCGCCCTTGAACTAGCACCCGACGATGTCTGGCCAAACTTAGGTGCCGTACAACGTGCCTGATCATGCACAGCTGCCGTTGCAGCAAGGCGCTCGTTGAGATTTGTTCATTCCAGCAAGACCACGATTGCTGCAGGAGATCATTTTTAACACCCTTCCGGCACGCACTTGACAGACATTCAAACGCACCAGAAAGGCACCTAGCCAACAGAGTCAAGGAACCGATTATCCTCGTAAATCGGTAGAGAAATCGCTGCACCTTACGCCAGTTAAAGCCCGGAGGAACTCACCGAGTAACGTGCGCATGGAACCAAACTACGCCGTCAGAACACTCATATCTGCGACACGATGATTGTATGCACAATTCATAATCGATAAGTACAGAAAACCAGAGGAGTCAATCATGGCACTTGGAGCTTTACTAGCAGGCGCTGGCATAGCGCAGCAACTAATCGGAAGTCCGAGTCAGGCAGTTGAAGCTAACGCGCTATATAACGAAGCCAGGATCGCCAAGAAATCGATTGAGACGGCGAACAGAAACGCTGAAAACTTAATATCCGATATGGGAACGAAAGCTTCTCAGCAAGCGGCTACCGCAATGGGCCGAAATGCCAGCGCAATAAATTTCTAATTTATCCGCTTAACCCTCCGGCCCTTCCGGGCCGGAGAAACTGAGGTCTCTTTCATGAGTCTAGCAATCTCACGCTCCAATCTCCCAGCTTCGGTGGTATCAACGAATGTCGCTTCGCCCGCAAACCCTGCGGACGCCACCTGGTTTACCATGGCAGCTGACAGTTCCTACCCTGCAACGGGCGTGTTCGAATCCTTGGCTTCACACGCTTTGGCATTGAGTCAAAGACGGCAAGAAACCATGAAGCAACTGAAAACAGCTACCGACACGTCGGTGTCCCCAATTCAAATCCATCAGAGTACCCGCGCGCTTTCTGCCTATTATTTGGACAGCGTCCTAACAGCCAAAATTATCGGTAAGGCCGCCAATGCATTGGAGAAAATCACTAACCTCCAATAAGCCCGTTAAGACGTGGCAACGGACGTTATGCTGTCTGTTATTCCTAGGTTTGAGCGCCTGCAGCGATCAGGTCGAATTGTACGTCGACTTAACCGAGTTGCAGGCCAACGTCATGGTTACAGAACTGGCTAGCAAAAACATTGAAAGTTACAAAACCTCGCATAAAAAAGGCATTAGCGTGTCGGTCAAGCGCCATGATTTTCCCTCTGCAATTCGCACCCTCAGCGCGATCGGGTTGCCTAGTCAGGCACGCAGCAGTTTGGGCGAAGTGTTTCGAAAAGAGGGCATGGTCTCCACCCCGCTGGAGGAGCGCGCCCGCTACATCCACGCGCTGTCGCAAGAATTGGAGACAACCCTTACGCAAATTGAAGGGGTTGCGCTAGCGCGCGTTCACGTGGTACTGGCCGAACGATTAGCTCCAGGACAACCGGTCATGCCCGCTTCCGCCGCGGTTTTCATTAAGCACAGTTCGCAGGTGGATCCGGATGTGCTTAGCCCTCGAGTGCAAAAGATGGTCGCTAGCAGCATTCCTGGCATGGGCGCTTTGGCCCAGACTATTTCGGTTGTCTTTGTACCAGCAGCGCCCACCATCGACGCCACACCTTCGGTGCATTGGGGGCCGTTCTCTTTCACGAACAACCAGATCCGCCTCTGGCGGCAAGTACTCTTTGGTTTGTTGGTGACAACCGCTGTGGCTGCTATGGTAATATTCGCGCACTGGAAACGCCGCCAGTACCAGTTCGAACACCGCAATATATGAAGCTTGCACGTTTTGGACCTCAGTATAAATCTAATTGCCTTGGCACGTTCCATGTCGCTCCTTGCGCGTTAGAGCAGCGCCACATCGGCCATGCGTGTGAACATCCGTCACCCCAAAAATAACTTTGTTTAACACTCGCCAGCATGAACTACTAGTGTAGCTGCGCGGGCAGCCATGAGGGCATTCGCCGAAAGTGCCTTTATGCAGGGAGCGGCTTGACGTTTGACTTAACCGAACTTGTCCGCGGTAGCGCCTGGGTGAGGCTTATCAAAGACGACGAAAATATGAAATTTATTGCCCTCACCCCTGTTGCTACCACCGCCCCACTGAGCCGCCCCGACCCGCATGAACGTCTAGATACGCTCGCACTATGCTTGGCCCATCTGCGCAGCAAATCTGGCTGGAGTTCCGTTACCTCGACATTGATACAAAGCGTGGCGCTACAGTTGCATCAGCAAAGTGAGCGATTGTGTTAGACCTTGGACAACCTAGATTTCATACAGCGCTTACAGTTATTTTGTCACGCGCCCACGCCACATCTGCCACCCGCACTGCGGTGATTTTCATCGCGGGTTACGGATCTGTTCGTGCGCAACCCTGAGCGCTGGGCATCGCATGCAAACGTGTCTCTGTCGACCCCTACTGCCCCTAGCCGCTACAACCTCCCGTCCGACGAAAGCGTTGCCATGGCCGCGATGTGCCGGGACGCAGTGTTGGGCCATTTGGTCACCGAGCTTTCGGAGCGATGCCTAGAGCGACCATCCAGCATGGCGATCAAACGGGGGTGTGCTGGAACTATGCCGTCGATGGTTTACGTGATGCCAAGCTGATCAGTAAGTGTCCGGCTAACACACCTTGCGTAGTCGAACGGACGCAAGCCCGGTATCCTTCATCCCAATCACGGTTACCGACTCTGAGGGCGCATTTTGGCAATATCCATCTATTACACTGCTTGGCGAAAGGCCCCGCTCAGCTCGAACGAGGTAACCGTTATTGAGGAGATTGTTCGTCGCTACTGTGTAGACGATCAAATCGAACGATTCTACTCCCTCGGCTCTGGCCTAAATTGGGAGTCATTCGATTTCTCAACAAACCTGGAGCCGAGTCGTTTTCTAAAGAAGGGCCTCGTGTTTTCGGGCGCCACTAAGCTCCCTGACAACCAAGAAGACGCATCATGGGTTGGCATACAACATTAGTGTAAGTGCTTATCGGACATTCGTATCGCGGTGTCTGGTTGCGAATGGTATGTTTCGGTCGAAGACCATGAAACGCAGTGGAATGCGGTAGTCAACTCGTATGACCCGCCACGATAAGAAAGGGGGTTTCCGTAAGCGCACGTCAACTCACCTTGCGTAATTCAGGCCAGCACTCACTGATGCGGTAGCAGTTGGCCGATCTCACTGGCCCGTTGTGTCGGCAGCCGCGTCAGCACATCTTTGAGATAGGCATACGGATCATGGCCATTCATGCGCGCCGGCTGGATCAGGCTCATGATCACCGCCGCCCGTTTGCCGCTGCGCAGCGACCCGGCTAACAACCAGTTCGAGCGTCCGAGTGCCCATGGCCGTATCTGGCTCTCGACCTAGTTGTTGTCGATGGGGCTGTATTCGAGGGCTTTGGCCGTGGCTGACCCATTGGGCCCAGGTCGCGCTGGGCCAACATCCAGTCATGCAGTGTTTTGCTGATCGCTACCACCATTTCCTGACGTATTCGCCAACGTTCTTCATTGCTCATGTCCCGAGCCTGGCGTTCAACATCGTACAAACCGCCAATCGAGTGCAGCGCCTGTTCGGCCAACTGGCTTTTGTTCGCGACATGCAGGTCGAAGAACTTGCGGGGGGCATAAGCCATGCAGCCGATCTCAGTGATGCCCTTTCTCAAAACCGGCTTTGTAGCCAGCGAAGTCATCGCAGACCAGCTCGCCGTTCCAGTCGCCCAAAAAGTTGCGTGCTTGTTCGCCGGCACGGCTTGGACTGAAGTCGTAAACCACGGCGTTGAGCGTCGAAAACGGCGTCGTGCTGTAGGCCCAGACGTAGGTCCGGTGGGTTTTCTTCTCACCTGGCGCGAGCATTTGTACCGGTGTTTCATCGGCGTGAATCACGCCCTGGTTCTGCACCGCTTCACGCAGTGCATCGACCAGTGGCTGGAGTCGCACACCGGTTTGTCCGACCCACTGGGCCAGGGTCCAGCGAGCAATTGCCAACCCAGCGCGGGCAAAGATTTTCTCCTGCTGGTACAGCGGCAAGTGATCGGCAAATTTGGCCACCATCACGTGGGCCAGCAAGCCAGCAGTCGGGATACCTTTGTCGATAACCTGGGCCGGCACCGGCGCCTGGATCAGTGTTTCTCACTGACGACAGGCCCATTTGCCACGCACATGTTGCTCGACGGTAAACACGCCCGGTGTGTAATCCAGCCTCTCGCTGACGTCTTCACCGATGCGTTGAAGTTTGCAGCCACAGGCACACTGGGTGTTTTCGGGTTCGTGGCGAATCACCGTGCATGGAAACTGCGGCGGCAATGGTGCACGCTTGGGAGATTGCCGTGGTTCGGCCGGTGGCGCAGCTGGGAGGAGCTGTTTTAGCTCGGCCTCAATTGCTTCAAGGTCTGTGTCGAGCAGGTCATCTAGCAAGCTGCCTTGCGCCGGGCTGATTTGCTCCCTGCGCTTGGCGAACTTGTGGCGTTTGAGAAGGGCGGTTTCGTAAGTGAGCTGCTCGATGATGCCTCCATCATTCTGAATCTTCTTGTTGCTCATCACCTCGATCTGGGACTGCAACTGCAACGCTTGCGCCGCCAAAGCACGTAGCTTTTTTGGGCTCATCTGGTCGACGTTGGGCGAGGACGTCATGCCGTTG from Pseudomonas yamanorum harbors:
- the sctC gene encoding type III secretion system outer membrane ring subunit SctC, which translates into the protein MPLLAAPLVNKWRETAYAYDAEYEPLEQVLQRFADGFGFRLALSGEYGRVNGYYRSHQASQVLDRLALEQRFDWFFYKNTLFISPGGEYVSARLLVQEDAAELRLALTEIGLLDVRFGWGVLDSGKSVLVSGPQAYIELIQSFADEQLHTEENEPQEPVLISLPLRYINADDRSVQYRAEKVLIPGAATLLRRLLDDTSFEELSLQNMNRGDNMSDALIMAKAGASKSSRSAAIRPKTYFRVEPDIRNNAVLVHDQASRRPMYEALIAQIDQPSRLIEIDALILDIDRRDLSGLAVDWRTNNGQELGGVSLLPSGATSTFFIGNRKRFMAQLHALEEFGRASLIASPSVLTLENHPAIIDFSRTEYLSNVGERVASLEAVTVGTSLQVTPRIIEGGRRKQMQLLIDIEDGQFEPRAQGPVLSSTHKSVVSTQVLIEESRALVIGGLQQQQNLESARRIPWLGRIPVLGPLLFSDREHSQSRRERLFILVPRLIGDQHDLRRYVDSGERPLEREVVESVQELLAPRGRVQFIELKGE
- a CDS encoding type III secretion protein HrpF, translating into MYLESAATQRAIDRRFERNYEDNQRIALEASNDGMVTLQDMADFLISTQNLSSSTFAVNQHVRIQHNLTKAIIDAIP
- a CDS encoding HrpE/YscL family type III secretion apparatus protein, producing the protein MFVKRQLQSGAVTPLLLPALLSRQHIHGFVQAEAVRAEAQVQAEAGMHAQVAQANQAQADFLRRALACSESWDRAHQQHQQSYQETAVHLVNKALRLLLSKIPTAERIEGLLMQLFDECPSGPSLQVCCHPAVQDQVQHWLNHQTNCTWILSIDSALAEDALYLVMEGGELHLNWNDCIAQLLLPEAV
- a CDS encoding EscI/YscI/HrpB family type III secretion system inner rod protein — encoded protein: MSLAISRSNLPASVVSTNVASPANPADATWFTMAADSSYPATGVFESLASHALALSQRRQETMKQLKTATDTSVSPIQIHQSTRALSAYYLDSVLTAKIIGKAANALEKITNLQ
- the sctJ gene encoding type III secretion system inner membrane ring lipoprotein SctJ, whose translation is MHWRKSLTSNKPVKTWQRTLCCLLFLGLSACSDQVELYVDLTELQANVMVTELASKNIESYKTSHKKGISVSVKRHDFPSAIRTLSAIGLPSQARSSLGEVFRKEGMVSTPLEERARYIHALSQELETTLTQIEGVALARVHVVLAERLAPGQPVMPASAAVFIKHSSQVDPDVLSPRVQKMVASSIPGMGALAQTISVVFVPAAPTIDATPSVHWGPFSFTNNQIRLWRQVLFGLLVTTAVAAMVIFAHWKRRQYQFEHRNI